From one Plectropomus leopardus isolate mb chromosome 8, YSFRI_Pleo_2.0, whole genome shotgun sequence genomic stretch:
- the sall4 gene encoding sal-like protein 4, protein MSRRKQAKPQHINSDEPGSLENGILPDDQTEVTENEVKRIRMDETRVCTKCCAEFFDEAEFLEHEKNCTKSQQVLIMKDGDGNEVPEEYSQGSPEGLTSDHDDSQSSSHSLSNVNTDHLERMEEESSVNAEDAGQQETEMPVSPEMSFHQSHKMQDSNVTLETIADTKVAVSQHISNTTPLTSSQEVMQAIPMILEQLVCLQQQQLQQIQLTEQIRIQVAMMTPQGLQSSVGAAMDPLKALGAHLSQQLSAAAALIGKRTGSQSLSMETMKQGKLPLPTGIPTSLNGGLVTSKTDILKGISDLPNRLPAQLQQSGVIGYSSTFNGIQAGIESTKKVKTKMLNPPLESKDGNSLYKHKCKYCGKTFGNDSALQIHLRSHTGERPFKCNICGNRFTTKGNLKVHFQRHKDKYPNISMNPHPVPEHLDNIPTSSGIPFGMSVPMDESNMTDIKPMLSHPAAGFHPSPVPGFKTYDGFAGDPFSQRPSPSTSDGSPSVSANVFGQEPGVDPNQKDAKELLGALHHMNGNALIGEQSSGTAKLQQMVDGLDKRTSDPNECVICHRVLSCQSSLKMHYRTHTGERPYKCKICGRAFSTKGNLKAHYGVHRANTPLKMQHSCPICQKKFTNAVVLQQHIRMHMGGQIPNTPMPENPFEAAEAMESSLSEEKSMDITGFEASMEEHEPELNSQRPNDTSDPIPPASEESQKQAAPAGFSSLDVLKNLTSALALKRQSSTASESEGTSKESPSAPREQEYQNGRSPAISDSAVSFHSSSPLNNMSSSKSPESAVDDFARKPESDGGAQGGSESGGALDLTASSSFTPRPIKEEPGIPYTNGDYVPSNMSFMRIPSSLASLEMKIPPENPMGPHGFISSHMPQGTAMPSSISTAPRRSSKQHVCNICGKNFSSASALQIHERTHTGEKPFACNICGRAFTTKGNLKVHIGTHMWNNTSRRGQRLSLDNPMALMAMSSEAKMLPEIMQAPKELGAPPMNFDQSLWNQYAAAFSGGLTMKTNEISVIQGGGIPLPGSPAGGPLIGSTGGLMKMDGSHSGLPATMAEIEKNSSESVPKSQFPHFMEEGKIAVN, encoded by the exons ATGTCGAGGCGCAAGCAAGCCAAACCGCAGCACATCAACTCGGACGAGCCGGGCTCGTTAGAAAACG GGATTCTTCCAGATGATCAGACTGAGGTGACTGAAAACGAAGTGAAGAGGATCAGGATGGATGAGACCAGGGTTTGCACCAAGTGTTGTGCCGAATTCTTTGATGAAGCCGAATTCCTTGAGCATGAGAAAAATTGCACTAAAAGTCAGCAAGTGCTCATCATGAAAGACGGCGATGGCAACGAAGTGCCTGAGGAATATTCACAAGGCTCACCTGAAGGCCTCACGAGTGACCACGACGACAGCCAGTCCAGCAGTCACTCCTTATCAAACGTCAATACAGACCACCTGGAAAGAATGGAGGAAGAGTCCAGTGTGAACGCAGAGGACGCAGGACAGCAGGAGACGGAAATGCCTGTGAGCCCTGAGATGTCTTTCCACCAATCGCACAAAATGCAAGATTCAAATGTCACTCTGGAAACCATTGCAGACACCAAAGTGGCTGTCTCCCAACATATTTCAAATACTACACCCCTTACCTCGTCACAAGAAGTCATGCAGGCCATCCCGATGATCCTGGAACAATTAGTCTGCCTCcagcaacagcagctgcagcaaatCCAGCTCACAGAACAGATCAGGATCCAGGTAGCGATGATGACTCCACAGGGTCTCCAGTCATCAGTAGGGGCAGCGATGGACCCTCTGAAAGCCCTCGGTGCACATCTCTCTCAACAActttctgctgcagcagctttgaTAGGAAAAAGGACCGGCAGTCAGAGCCTCTCTATGGAGACAATGAAGCAAGGTAAACTACCTCTGCCCACTGGCATCCCTACCTCTCTGAATGGAGGACTGGTGACTtctaaaacagacattttgaagGGCATTTCAGATCTGCCAAACCGTTTACCAGCACAACTGCAACAGTCAGGTGTCATAGGTTATTCCAGTACCTTCAACGGCATCCAAGCAGGGATTGAATCCACTAAAAAAGTGAAGACGAAGATGCTGAACCCGCCACTAGAATCAAAGGACGGCAACTCGTTATACAAGCACAAGTGTAAATACTGCGGAAAGACCTTTGGCAATGACAGCGCTCTCCAGATACACTTGCGTTCTCACACTGGCGAGAGGCCCTTCAAGTGTAACATTTGTGGCAACCGGTTCACAACCAAAGGAAACCTTAAAGTGCATTTCCAGAGGCATAAAGACAAGTATCCTAACATCAGCATGAACCCGCATCCTGTGCCAGAACACCTTGACAACATTCCCACCAGCAGCGGCATACCCTTTGGCATGTCTGTGCCCATGGATGAGTCCAATATGACCGACATCAAGCCTATGCTCAGCCATCCTGCTGCCGGCTTCCACCCATCACCCGTACCAGGATTCAAGACATATGACGGCTTTGCAGGAGACCCATTTTCTCAGAGACCCTCCCCTTCAACAAGTGATGGCTCCCCATCGGTTTCTGCTAATGTGTTTGGCCAAGAACCAGGAGTGGATCCGAATCAGAAGGATGCTAAAGAATTGCTCGGAGCGCTGCATCATATGAACGGTAACGCCCTCATAGGAGAACAAAGCTCTGGTACTGCAAAACTTCAGCAGATGGTAGATGGCCTGGACAAGAGGACCAGTGACCCCAATGAGTGTGTGATCTGCCACAGGGTCCTCAGCTGCCAGAGCTCGCTCAAAATGCATTACCGAACACACACCGGCGAGAGGCCCTACAAGTGCAAAATCTGTGGTCGTGCATTCTCCACCAAGGGTAACCTCAAGGCCCATTACGGAGTGCACAGGGCCAACACTCCTCTGAAGATGCAGCACTCGTGTCCCATCTGCCAGAAGAAATTCACCAACGCCGTGGTTCTGCAGCAGCACATTCGCATGCACATGGGTGGACAGATTCCCAACACCCCAATGCCAGAAAATCCGTTTGAGGCAGCAGAAGCAATGGAGTCATCTCTATCAGAGGAGAAGTCTATGGATATCACTGGTTTTGAAGCAAGCATGGAGGAACATGAGCCGGAGCTGAACTCCCAGAGGCCAAACGACACCTCTGATCCCATCCCACCTGCCTCTGAGGAATCACAAAAGCAAGCAGCCCCCGCTGGGTTTTCCAGCCTCGACGTTTTGAAGAATCTCACCTCTGCTCTCGCACTGAAACGACAGAGCAGCACCGCTTCGGAAAGCGAGGGAACATCCAAAGAATCCCCATCGGCTCCCAGAGAGCAGGAATATCAGAACGGCCGCAGTCCTGCCATTTCTGACTCTGCTGTGTCATTTCACTCCTCTTCCCCACTGAACAACATGAGCAGCAGCAAGTCTCCTGAGTCTGCTGTTGACGACTTTGCCCGCAAACCAGAGTCTGACGGTGGTGCTCAAGGTGGCAGTGAGTCGGGTGGAGCCCTGGACCTCACAGCATCCAGCAGCTTCACCCCCAGACCAATCAAAGAAGAGCCTGGCATACCATACACAAACGGAGATTATG TTCCCAGCAACATGTCCTTCATGAGAATACCATCAAGTCTGGCCAGCCTGGAGATGAAGATCCCTCCGGAGAATCCCATGGGCCCGCATGGTTTCATCAGCTCCCATATGCCTCAGGGAACAGCCATGCCATCGTCCATCTCCACAGCACCGCGACGATCAAGCAAACAGCACGTGTGTAACATCTGTGGCAAGAACTTCTCATCTGCCAGCGCCTTGCAGATCCATGAGCgcactcatacaggagagaagccGTTTGCCTGCAACATCTGCGGCAGGGCTTTCACCACCAAGGGAAATCTAAAG GTGCATATCGGCACTCACATGTGGAACAACACATCACGGCGGGGCCAGCGTCTGTCTCTGGATAATCCCATGGCGTTGATGGCAATGAGCTCCGAGGCCAAGATGTTGCCAGAAATTATGCAGGCCCCCAAAGAACTGGGTGCCCCGCCAATGAACTTTGACCAGTCTCTGTGGAACCAGTATGCTGCTGCCTTCAGTGGGGGCCTGACCATGAAGACCAATGAAATTTCAGTCATCCAGGGAGGTGGCATCCCGCTCCCTGGGAGCCCTGCCGGCGGGCCTCTGATTGGATCCACCGGAGGCCTCATGAAGATGGATGGATCCCACTCTGGCTTGCCTGCCACCATGGCTGAAATTGAGAAGAACAGCTCAGAAAGTGTGCCAAAATCGCAGTTCCCACATTTCATGGAGGAGGGTAAAATTGCAGTTAATTAG